The proteins below are encoded in one region of Micromonospora yangpuensis:
- a CDS encoding DEAD/DEAH box helicase, translated as MLVVHGVWLPGSGLAVWAEDSNRPARAPRRPGRPPRERPHPFAADHATLAGVLGAAAADQGSPGAAAEPGSSTDQGSSGAATESVGPPGTVEATTVLCALPTRAGSPLESPELVRADAGDPARGPVTLAAWRAPALRYAPDAAHHLLLTVLAEPVVGQRPWVAGAGLRWLVSAARFAEELVGRGRVLPGVAGTPADAVGPAAVGPAAGGSAVGGSAAVGPTVAGPGAAGRAGRTGARGRKTAGRAVWRPLLTGADAAWARSLALALPPVVRSAQPAGSRPDRRPTVPAEPTVPPGTTVPARTTVPVGADEGSVLVAEVLDELTDAATRAALHRAGLQRAGLASGGPRGGAAPAWLAALTGPDGGFTADPAALDTLRTELDAWQRDAAGGAVRASFRLVEPAPEVPLELLAGALSDLTEQDGQTTALAGAAEQDGQSERDGQVGQAAMLVADGTWRVEFGLQSADRPGLHVGAGQIWAAGSEAAGELGIRPDQQVEELLLAELGRASRLWPELDGALRTAAPQGLDLDTEGAHRFLREGAPVLHAAGFGVLLPGWWRRPSARLGARLRAGGRTAPGTVAGAGGGVGLDALVDYRWEVALGDELLSADELAALAELKTPLVRLRGQWVELDQKRLATGLRLLRSRGELTVADLLRLGLADADETDALPVLEITADGALGDLLTGRAEQRLTPLDAPPGFVGTLRPYQRRGLAWLAFLQSLGLGGILADDMGLGKTVQLLALLAHDPPGTGPTLLVCPMSLVGNWQREAATFTPKLRVHVHHGAERARGAAFAEAVQGADLVLTTYSVAARDAVELAGTDWHRVVVDEAQAIKNAATRQAEAVRTLPARHRVAVTGTPVENRLADLWSIMQFANPGLLGPAASFRQSYAVPIERHGDTETAARLRRMTGPFVLRRLKTDSSIISDLPEKLEMEVVCNLTAEQASLYRVVVDEMLAKIETSDGMERRGLVLATMTRLKQICNHPAQLLRDGSALPGRSGKLARLEEILDEVLAAGEKALLFTQYAEFGGMLRAHLSARFGREVLFLHGGVGKADRDSMVTRFQSADGPALFVLSLKAGGTGLTLTAANHVVHVDRWWNPAVEDQATDRAFRIGQRRRVQVRKFVCAGTVEEKVAEMIRQKRDLAAQVVGSGEQWVTELSTGQLRELFTLGDQAVVE; from the coding sequence GTGCTGGTCGTCCACGGGGTGTGGTTGCCGGGTTCCGGGCTCGCCGTCTGGGCGGAGGACAGCAACCGACCGGCCCGTGCGCCACGTCGTCCCGGTCGGCCGCCCCGGGAACGTCCGCACCCGTTCGCCGCCGACCACGCCACGCTGGCCGGCGTGCTCGGCGCTGCCGCCGCCGACCAGGGCTCGCCCGGTGCCGCCGCCGAGCCGGGCTCGTCCACCGACCAGGGCTCGTCCGGTGCCGCCACCGAGTCGGTGGGTCCACCAGGGACCGTCGAGGCGACGACCGTACTGTGCGCGTTGCCGACCCGGGCCGGCTCGCCGCTGGAGTCGCCGGAGTTGGTCCGGGCCGACGCCGGGGATCCGGCGCGCGGTCCGGTCACCCTCGCCGCCTGGCGGGCACCCGCCCTGCGGTACGCCCCGGACGCCGCCCACCACCTGCTGCTGACTGTGCTCGCCGAGCCGGTGGTAGGGCAGCGGCCCTGGGTGGCCGGGGCCGGACTGCGCTGGCTGGTGTCGGCTGCCCGGTTCGCCGAGGAGTTGGTCGGCCGGGGGCGGGTCCTGCCCGGCGTGGCCGGCACACCCGCCGACGCCGTCGGCCCAGCTGCCGTCGGCCCGGCTGCCGGCGGGTCAGCTGTCGGCGGGTCAGCCGCCGTCGGTCCAACCGTCGCCGGACCGGGGGCGGCCGGGCGGGCCGGGCGAACAGGGGCGCGCGGCAGGAAGACAGCGGGCCGGGCGGTGTGGCGACCGCTGCTCACCGGCGCGGACGCCGCCTGGGCCCGGTCGCTGGCGCTCGCGCTGCCTCCGGTCGTCCGATCCGCGCAGCCGGCCGGATCCCGGCCCGACCGGCGACCCACCGTGCCGGCGGAGCCCACCGTGCCGCCGGGGACGACTGTGCCGGCAAGGACGACTGTGCCGGTGGGGGCGGACGAGGGGTCGGTGCTGGTCGCCGAGGTGTTGGACGAGTTGACCGACGCCGCCACCCGCGCGGCGTTGCACCGGGCCGGGTTGCAGCGGGCCGGGTTGGCCTCGGGGGGCCCGCGCGGAGGCGCGGCACCGGCCTGGCTCGCCGCGTTGACCGGTCCCGACGGTGGGTTCACCGCCGACCCGGCCGCCCTGGACACCCTGCGTACCGAGTTGGACGCCTGGCAGCGCGACGCCGCCGGTGGCGCGGTGCGGGCCAGCTTCCGGTTGGTCGAGCCGGCCCCCGAGGTGCCGCTGGAACTGCTGGCCGGCGCGCTCTCCGACCTGACCGAGCAGGACGGGCAGACCACCGCGCTGGCCGGGGCGGCCGAGCAGGACGGGCAGTCCGAGCGAGACGGGCAGGTCGGGCAGGCGGCGATGCTGGTCGCGGACGGGACGTGGCGGGTCGAGTTCGGTCTGCAGAGTGCCGACCGGCCCGGGCTGCACGTCGGGGCCGGGCAGATCTGGGCGGCCGGCTCCGAGGCGGCCGGTGAGCTGGGGATCCGGCCGGACCAGCAGGTCGAGGAGCTGCTGCTGGCCGAGCTGGGTCGGGCCAGTCGGCTCTGGCCGGAGCTGGACGGCGCGTTGCGTACCGCTGCCCCGCAGGGGTTGGACCTGGACACCGAGGGGGCGCACCGGTTCCTGCGCGAGGGTGCGCCGGTGCTGCACGCGGCCGGTTTCGGGGTGCTGCTGCCGGGCTGGTGGCGGCGCCCGTCGGCCCGCCTCGGCGCCCGCCTGCGGGCGGGCGGGCGGACCGCGCCGGGTACGGTCGCCGGGGCCGGCGGGGGCGTCGGACTGGACGCCCTGGTCGACTACCGCTGGGAGGTCGCCCTCGGCGACGAGCTGCTCAGCGCCGACGAGTTGGCGGCGTTGGCGGAGCTGAAGACCCCGCTGGTACGGCTGCGCGGCCAGTGGGTCGAGTTGGACCAGAAACGGCTCGCCACCGGGCTGCGACTGCTCCGGTCCCGTGGTGAGCTGACCGTCGCCGACCTGCTGCGCCTCGGGCTGGCCGACGCCGACGAGACTGATGCGCTGCCGGTGCTGGAGATCACCGCCGACGGGGCGTTGGGCGATCTGCTCACCGGTCGGGCCGAGCAGCGACTGACCCCGCTGGACGCGCCACCGGGCTTCGTCGGGACGCTGCGTCCGTACCAGCGTAGGGGTCTGGCCTGGTTGGCGTTCCTGCAGTCGCTGGGGTTGGGCGGGATCCTCGCCGACGACATGGGGCTGGGCAAGACGGTGCAGCTGCTCGCCCTGCTCGCGCACGACCCGCCGGGCACCGGACCGACCCTGCTGGTCTGCCCGATGTCGCTGGTCGGCAACTGGCAACGGGAGGCCGCGACGTTCACCCCGAAGCTGCGCGTACACGTGCACCACGGGGCCGAGCGGGCGCGTGGCGCGGCGTTCGCCGAGGCCGTGCAGGGTGCGGACCTGGTCCTGACCACCTACTCGGTGGCGGCCCGCGACGCCGTGGAGCTGGCCGGGACCGACTGGCACCGGGTGGTGGTGGACGAGGCGCAGGCGATCAAGAACGCGGCGACCCGGCAGGCCGAGGCGGTCCGGACGTTGCCCGCCCGGCACCGGGTGGCGGTCACCGGCACGCCTGTGGAGAACCGGCTCGCCGACCTCTGGTCGATCATGCAGTTCGCCAATCCCGGCCTGCTCGGTCCGGCGGCCAGCTTCCGGCAGTCGTACGCGGTCCCGATCGAGCGGCACGGCGACACCGAGACGGCTGCCCGGCTGCGCCGGATGACCGGCCCGTTCGTGCTGCGCCGGCTCAAGACCGACTCGTCGATCATCTCCGACCTGCCGGAGAAGCTGGAGATGGAGGTGGTCTGCAACCTGACCGCCGAGCAGGCGTCGCTGTACCGGGTGGTGGTCGACGAGATGCTCGCCAAGATCGAAACCAGCGACGGGATGGAACGGCGCGGCCTGGTACTGGCCACCATGACCCGGCTCAAGCAGATCTGCAACCATCCGGCCCAGCTGCTGCGCGACGGCTCCGCCCTGCCCGGCCGCTCCGGCAAGCTGGCCCGGCTGGAGGAGATCCTCGACGAGGTGCTGGCGGCCGGCGAGAAGGCACTGCTCTTCACCCAGTACGCCGAGTTCGGCGGGATGCTCCGGGCCCACCTGTCGGCCCGCTTCGGCCGGGAGGTGCTCTTCCTGCACGGCGGGGTCGGCAAGGCCGACCGGGACAGCATGGTCACCCGCTTCCAGTCCGCCGACGGGCCGGCGCTGTTCGTCCTGTCGCTCAAGGCCGGCGGCACCGGGCTCACCCTGACCGCCGCCAACCACGTGGTGCACGTCGACAGGTGGTGGAACCCGGCGGTGGAGGACCAGGCCACCGACCGGGCGTTCCGTATCGGCCAGCGCCGCCGGGTGCAGGTCCGCAAGTTCGTCTGCGCCGGCACCGTGGAGGAGAAGGTGGCCGAGATGATCCGCCAGAAGCGCGACCTGGCGGCGCAGGTGGTGGGCAGCGGCGAGCAGTGGGTCACCGAGCTGTCCACCGGGCAGCTGCGGGAGCTGTTCACCCTGGGCGACCAGGCGGTGGTCGAGTGA